CCAAATACGCGCATCTTCGGTGAAAGGCTCATGTAAGCATTAACCAACGGTGGTACATTGATACCGAATTTGCGAACCTCCTGGTTCAATACCTTATAATTGTCCTTGAAGTTATCATAGCGGAACAACTCTTTCATCTTCTCGATGTCCGTATCTGTTTCCAGCGGGTACATCGGAGTGACCAGCTTGTCCGTATCCGGGAAATGCATTCCCAGGAAATAAAGGATCATGTTGCGTGCTTCCGTATTATAAGTATTATACATCGTCACTTTCCCGAAGTAATACTGCAGGCTCGGATCGACCACCGACAAAGCCCCCAGTCCGTCCCATAGGTTATCCAGTACAAACAATCCTTTGGCACCTGCACGTGTAGACTGATATTCCAGTGTTACGAAAGAACGTCCCAGCTCGACTGTATAAGGAAGAAACTCCTTATTAAACTTCTCGGAGAAATTAAACAGGTGAGATGTAGCCAGCATCGGCTTCCCATTCTTATCGAACTTGACATCCGAACCGCACAGAAAGCGGTAACCGCCCAAAATCTGTTCATCTTCCGGACTCCAGACGATCAATTGCCGATAAGCATCCTCCATCGTATCGAACTCGTCAATATCTACCGGAAAACCTGTTCCCCCGCCGTAGTAACGAAAGGCAATCTCCCGCAAACGTCCGATCTCCTGCATCACATTAGGAGCATCATGGGCTGTAATAATGTATATCTCATTGTTTGACTTGTTCGTGCTTCGGAGTTTCTTTTCTTTTGTCAACTCCGACTTCAAAAGGGCACGGTCAATCGGCTTAATAATGTCTTGCATATAAATAGAGTCTATGTTTTCTTGAGATTATAAGCTAGTTCTTTCACCCATTCGGCCCACTCAGCCGGCTTCTTGCTATTGTCGAAAGTCTGCCACGGAACAGGCTTGCCGAAATGGATACGGAACTTTTTATGTTTTGACCGGAACATCTCGTCCGGCAGATAAATCATTTCATAGTTCATCTTTATACCTAATTTCTTACGCAGATTCGCCAGCCGGTAGAAGAAATTGGAGTTTCTTCCCTCGAAATACACCGGAACAATATCCCGTTTATATTCGACAGCTTTCTGAATAAAGGACTTCTTCCATTCAGTGTCCTGTATTTTTCCATTCATCTTACGCGAACAAAGTCCGGCGGGGAATGTCACGATCTGATTGTCGGAAGCATATGCCTCGTCAATCAGCCGGGCATTGTTCTTGCCCTGCGAACCATGTTTATTGATAGGAACAAAGATAGATCTCAGATTTGACAAATAGAGAAGCAGGTCGTTCACAAGGTAACGTATTTTGCCGTCATAATGCTGACCGATCACTGCCGAGAGACAGATACCGTCCAGCCCTCCCAACGGATGATTGGAAGCAAAGATATAGCGGCCTTCCGCCGGAATGTTCTCCTCGTTTACCAATTCCAGGGTCAGGTCAAAATAACCGATCAGCTCCTGCATAAAATCAACCCCATCCTTATCATGATAACGGGTTAAAATATCATTCAGTTCATCCTGATGAATGGTACGGATCAGATAATTGACAATAAAACCCGGTATCTTTCCCGCCACTGAGGGCGCTTTCTGTTGCAGTACCTGTTTTACATCAATTTGTGTAATACCTTCTTGTGCCATCTTGCATAACTCTTGTCAGCAGCAAAGATATAGCTAATAATTAAATTTGAATACATTCGGCATAAGTTTTTAAGAAGTTTCAAGTACTTAACCAGCATGTTGTTTGCCCTTATATAAAATAATCGGACATCAGCATTCGTTATACATATATATTATTCTACACCTGCGTGCAAATTGGTCTCCTGCAAAATTCATATTTTTTGCATAAGTTGAAACAAAATAATCAATAATTATGTTTTTATACACAGGAGCGAATTAACAAACGCATGTAAGAAGTGGTAATTATCAATATAAACCGTTGTTTTCAAAGGAAATAAAGATAGCACCGAATTAGCAACTAAACTATTTTTAAGGAAAATAGAGTGCGATTTTTACCTTTTTTGTGTGAATATTAAACTAAAATGAGCGTTATTTGTTCTGTTAAAAAGAGAAAGTATTTGGAATGAGGAAATCTACGATTTGGTTACTTGCTGTTGTAATGGCTTTTGCGTTTGCCGGTTTACTTTTCCTACAGGTTAAGTACGTGAGCATCATACTCAAAAAGAGCAGCGAGCAATTCAATGAAACAGTCAAAAGAAGCCTGCACCAAGTCTCAAAAAACCTGGAGCTAGATGAAACGCGTGAATATCTGGAGGAAGATCTCAGGCGGGAAGATAACAATTATCTGCGTAACAGCCAGAATCCGGAAGAGATCACGCAGGCAATCAGCCAGCAAAAGCTGAATATAAAAGATGCTGACGGTAATATTATGCAAATAGAACATCTGCATAGTTTTAGCCAAAAGTTTCGGCCGCTCTCATCGCTCGACAAAAAACAGGCAGCCAATAATATCGTCGGTACTTCCCACGACCTGCAGCAATCGCTGAAGTATCGTCTGAAATACCAGGGTGACCTGATGCAGCTGGTTCTGCTGAACCTGTTGAACACTCCCAACCAGAAACCGATCCAGGAGCGTGTCGACTTTAAGAAGCTGAATAATTACTTAAAAACTGAATTTGTTAACAATGGTTTGAACCTGCCGTTCATCTTTTTTGTTATTAACAAAGATGGCAAAAAAGTGTACCAAAGTGGAGAAATAAAGAAGGAACCTATTGCGTCTGATATAATTACGTACGTATTGTTCCCGAACGATCCTCCTTCAAAGCAGAATTATGTGAAAGTATATTTCCCGACAAAGGGTGACTATATTTCAAGTTCTGTAACATTTATTGTACCGTCAGTACTCTTCTCGCTGATACTTTTGATAACGTTTATCTTTACCATCTATATCGTATTCCGCCAGAAGAGACTGTCAGAAATGAAGAATGACTTTATCAACAACATGACGCACGAGCTGAAAACTCCGGTTTCCACCATCTCTCTGGCGGCACAGATGTTGAAAGACTCAGATATAACAAAAAGCCCTGATGTATTCAGACATATATCGGGCGTGATCAATGATGAGACGAAGCGATTGGGCTTCCTGGTTGAGAAAGTGCTCCAAATGTCGCTGTTTGAACGGCAGAAAGCAGCCCTCAAACTGAAGGAAGTGGATGCAAACGACCTGGTGATCAGCGTAGCGAACACCTTCGCCCTGAAAGTCGAAAAGTACGATGGTACGCTCGACGTAGACTTGCAGGCAGTCGATTCGGCCATCTATGTGGATGAAATGCACATCACCAATGTACT
This is a stretch of genomic DNA from Parabacteroides chongii. It encodes these proteins:
- a CDS encoding GNAT family N-acetyltransferase, translating into MQDIIKPIDRALLKSELTKEKKLRSTNKSNNEIYIITAHDAPNVMQEIGRLREIAFRYYGGGTGFPVDIDEFDTMEDAYRQLIVWSPEDEQILGGYRFLCGSDVKFDKNGKPMLATSHLFNFSEKFNKEFLPYTVELGRSFVTLEYQSTRAGAKGLFVLDNLWDGLGALSVVDPSLQYYFGKVTMYNTYNTEARNMILYFLGMHFPDTDKLVTPMYPLETDTDIEKMKELFRYDNFKDNYKVLNQEVRKFGINVPPLVNAYMSLSPKMRVFGTAINHEFGDVEETGILIAINEILEDKKKRHIETYLKEEAQTADLIRKTE
- a CDS encoding 1-acyl-sn-glycerol-3-phosphate acyltransferase, which gives rise to MAQEGITQIDVKQVLQQKAPSVAGKIPGFIVNYLIRTIHQDELNDILTRYHDKDGVDFMQELIGYFDLTLELVNEENIPAEGRYIFASNHPLGGLDGICLSAVIGQHYDGKIRYLVNDLLLYLSNLRSIFVPINKHGSQGKNNARLIDEAYASDNQIVTFPAGLCSRKMNGKIQDTEWKKSFIQKAVEYKRDIVPVYFEGRNSNFFYRLANLRKKLGIKMNYEMIYLPDEMFRSKHKKFRIHFGKPVPWQTFDNSKKPAEWAEWVKELAYNLKKT
- a CDS encoding sensor histidine kinase yields the protein MRKSTIWLLAVVMAFAFAGLLFLQVKYVSIILKKSSEQFNETVKRSLHQVSKNLELDETREYLEEDLRREDNNYLRNSQNPEEITQAISQQKLNIKDADGNIMQIEHLHSFSQKFRPLSSLDKKQAANNIVGTSHDLQQSLKYRLKYQGDLMQLVLLNLLNTPNQKPIQERVDFKKLNNYLKTEFVNNGLNLPFIFFVINKDGKKVYQSGEIKKEPIASDIITYVLFPNDPPSKQNYVKVYFPTKGDYISSSVTFIVPSVLFSLILLITFIFTIYIVFRQKRLSEMKNDFINNMTHELKTPVSTISLAAQMLKDSDITKSPDVFRHISGVINDETKRLGFLVEKVLQMSLFERQKAALKLKEVDANDLVISVANTFALKVEKYDGTLDVDLQAVDSAIYVDEMHITNVLFNLMDNAVKYRRPEVPLTLMVRTWNDNNGKLLIAVEDNGIGIKKEYLKKVFDRFFRVPTGNVHDVKGFGLGLAYVRKIIEDHKGTIRAELGPGNVGTKFIITLPLIKS